The following are encoded together in the Xanthobacter autotrophicus Py2 genome:
- a CDS encoding cupin 2, conserved barrel (KEGG: mes:Meso_3152 cupin 2, conserved barrel), with the protein MTTAEQRAPEPHASAPAPLDERWQPYRKPQPAEAVPELVIAAAVPQDERLWVPIEENVWFRPLLLSASSGYWMSVLRVRRAGVLSRHRHPQPVHGYVIKGSWRYLEHDWVASEGGYVYEAPGETHTLVVDPHVDEMITLFQVNGTMIYVDPDGAVTGFDDVFTRIDKCRAHYTAAGLGAGFVDQFIR; encoded by the coding sequence ATGACCACCGCTGAACAGCGCGCCCCTGAACCCCACGCCTCCGCCCCAGCGCCACTCGACGAGCGCTGGCAACCCTACCGCAAGCCCCAGCCCGCCGAGGCCGTGCCCGAGCTGGTGATCGCCGCGGCGGTGCCGCAGGACGAGCGGCTGTGGGTGCCCATCGAGGAGAATGTGTGGTTCCGCCCGCTGCTGCTGTCCGCCTCGTCCGGCTACTGGATGAGCGTGCTGCGGGTGCGCCGGGCCGGCGTGCTCTCGCGCCACCGCCATCCGCAGCCGGTGCACGGCTACGTCATCAAGGGCTCGTGGCGCTATCTGGAACACGACTGGGTGGCGAGCGAGGGCGGCTATGTCTACGAGGCGCCGGGGGAGACCCACACCCTGGTGGTGGACCCCCACGTGGACGAGATGATCACCCTGTTCCAGGTGAACGGGACCATGATCTACGTGGACCCGGACGGCGCCGTCACCGGCTTCGATGATGTCTTCACCCGCATCGACAAGTGCCGGGCTCACTACACGGCAGCAGGCCTCGGCGCGGGCTTCGTCGACCAGTTCATCCGCTGA
- a CDS encoding Transketolase central region (PFAM: Transketolase central region; Transketolase domain protein~KEGG: rha:RHA1_ro00814 possible transketolase, C-terminal subunit) — MNRPLSPNSWQYRELNAKTPGLSHLSDALISLVEAGEPVVAGSADLQYSNGLNKFAARYPDRYIQFGISEQNMVTAAAGLATTGLKPYVATFASFLGLLCCEQIRMDVAYCAQPVRLIGHHTGISLGFYGTSHHATEDIATMRAIADLTVVSPADGPQLAAAIKASADYPEPIYFRIGRGREPDVYPLDTPFTFGKAIEHLVGEEITIIACGMTVHPALEAARTLNAQGHSVGVIDMPTVKPLDRAAILAAAGRSKVLMSVEEHNVLGGLGSAIAEVLTDEGTGVRLVRHGIHDEYSLIAPPTHLYAHYRLDAAGIAEVAREAMGLRKAA; from the coding sequence ATGAACCGGCCCCTTTCACCCAATTCCTGGCAATACCGCGAGCTGAACGCCAAGACCCCCGGCCTCAGCCACCTCTCCGACGCCCTGATCTCCCTGGTGGAGGCGGGAGAGCCGGTGGTGGCAGGCTCGGCGGACCTGCAATATTCCAACGGTCTCAATAAGTTCGCCGCGCGCTATCCGGACCGCTACATCCAGTTCGGTATTTCCGAGCAGAACATGGTGACCGCCGCCGCCGGCCTCGCCACCACCGGGCTCAAGCCCTATGTGGCGACGTTCGCCTCCTTCCTCGGGCTGTTGTGCTGCGAGCAGATCCGCATGGACGTGGCCTATTGCGCCCAGCCGGTGCGGCTCATCGGCCATCACACCGGCATCTCGCTGGGCTTCTACGGCACCTCCCACCACGCCACGGAAGACATCGCCACCATGCGGGCCATCGCCGACCTCACTGTGGTCTCGCCCGCCGACGGCCCGCAACTCGCGGCCGCCATCAAGGCGTCGGCGGACTATCCCGAGCCCATCTATTTCCGCATCGGCCGGGGCCGCGAGCCGGACGTGTACCCGCTCGACACCCCTTTCACCTTCGGCAAGGCCATCGAGCATCTGGTGGGCGAGGAGATCACCATCATCGCCTGCGGCATGACCGTGCATCCGGCGCTGGAGGCGGCACGGACGCTTAACGCGCAGGGCCATAGCGTGGGCGTCATCGACATGCCCACCGTCAAGCCCCTCGACCGGGCCGCCATCCTTGCCGCCGCCGGGCGCTCGAAGGTGCTGATGAGCGTGGAGGAGCACAATGTGCTGGGCGGCCTGGGCAGCGCCATCGCCGAGGTGTTGACTGACGAGGGCACCGGCGTGCGCCTGGTGCGCCACGGCATCCACGACGAATACAGCCTGATCGCGCCGCCCACCCACCTCTATGCCCATTACCGCCTCGACGCGGCGGGCATCGCCGAGGTGGCGCGGGAGGCCATGGGGCTGCGCAAGGCGGCCTGA
- a CDS encoding Transketolase domain protein (PFAM: Transketolase domain protein~KEGG: rha:RHA1_ro00815 transketolase, N-terminal subunit) yields the protein MSCRSRGPPRQRAFMSAAERTLPHDARHASNFRPTAETLALLREKARFVRLETIRLIEVAKVGHYSSVFSAAEIFAALYYDVMDITHGDPRRPDRDRFLMGKGHAAVGLFPILAELGYIDRETLDNYTRLGNPLGDHPDMRKVPGIDFSSGSIGHALSAGLGMALGGRMQDRAFNVFVMLGDGEMQEGQVWEAAISAAHHKASNLVAIVDRNGFQLDGAVDDVMGIEPLDEKWRAFGWEVHTVDGHDLDALTTLLRQVKADEGRTRPCCIIARTLKGKGVSYMETEPGWHLGYLDPSDAARAVEEIMNRTI from the coding sequence GTGAGCTGCCGGTCCCGAGGACCGCCCAGACAGAGAGCCTTCATGAGCGCAGCCGAACGCACCCTGCCCCACGACGCGCGGCACGCGTCCAATTTCCGTCCCACCGCCGAGACCCTTGCCCTGTTGCGGGAGAAGGCGCGCTTCGTGCGGCTGGAGACCATCCGGCTGATCGAGGTGGCGAAGGTCGGCCACTACAGCTCGGTGTTCTCCGCCGCCGAGATCTTCGCCGCCCTCTATTACGACGTGATGGACATCACCCACGGCGACCCGCGCCGGCCGGACCGCGACCGCTTCCTGATGGGCAAGGGCCACGCCGCCGTGGGCCTGTTCCCCATCCTCGCCGAGCTCGGCTACATCGACCGCGAGACGCTGGACAACTACACCCGCCTCGGCAATCCGCTGGGCGACCACCCGGACATGCGCAAGGTGCCCGGCATCGACTTCTCCTCCGGCTCCATCGGCCACGCCCTGTCAGCCGGCCTCGGCATGGCGCTGGGCGGGCGGATGCAGGACCGCGCCTTCAACGTCTTCGTCATGCTCGGCGACGGCGAGATGCAGGAGGGCCAGGTGTGGGAGGCGGCCATCTCGGCGGCCCACCACAAGGCCTCGAACCTCGTCGCCATCGTCGATCGCAACGGCTTCCAGCTCGACGGGGCGGTGGACGACGTGATGGGCATCGAGCCGCTGGACGAGAAATGGCGCGCCTTCGGCTGGGAGGTCCACACCGTGGACGGCCACGACCTCGACGCCCTCACCACCCTCCTCCGGCAGGTGAAGGCGGATGAGGGGCGCACCCGGCCCTGCTGCATCATCGCCCGCACCCTGAAGGGCAAGGGCGTCTCCTACATGGAGACCGAACCCGGCTGGCACCTCGGCTATCTCGACCCCTCGGACGCCGCCCGCGCCGTCGAGGAAATCATGAACCGCACCATCTGA